The following proteins are co-located in the Chloroflexota bacterium genome:
- the truA gene encoding tRNA pseudouridine(38-40) synthase TruA: MEYDGTRYHGSQYQTNASTIQGETERALERLTGEKVRIAIASRTDAGVHAKGQVVSFKTNSSFPPKTWVRALNHYLPPDIAIKAAYYADDGFDVRRHAWSREYRYSILNTSTPSPLMRRYTYFVPHPLDTEDMDRACRELVGEHDFASFASVIEGQARRRVYRAEVNQQGDLVIFDIEASSFLPHQVRNTVGGLIRVGLGKLEVETFWALAESRRPGALGPAAPPQGLCLTKVNYNDFPPFEEM, translated from the coding sequence ATGGAGTACGATGGAACTAGATACCATGGTTCCCAGTACCAGACTAATGCGTCAACTATTCAGGGAGAAACAGAGCGTGCCTTAGAGAGGCTCACGGGAGAAAAGGTTCGCATTGCAATAGCAAGTCGGACTGATGCTGGGGTTCATGCTAAAGGACAAGTAGTGAGTTTTAAGACTAATTCAAGTTTCCCTCCAAAGACCTGGGTCAGGGCGCTAAATCACTATCTCCCACCAGATATTGCCATTAAAGCTGCCTATTACGCAGACGATGGTTTTGACGTTCGACGCCATGCCTGGAGCCGGGAGTATCGGTATTCCATCCTGAACACGTCTACGCCATCTCCGCTGATGCGGAGATATACCTACTTTGTTCCTCACCCCCTTGATACGGAAGATATGGATCGTGCTTGTCGAGAACTTGTTGGCGAGCATGACTTTGCTTCTTTTGCGAGCGTGATTGAAGGGCAGGCCCGTCGCAGGGTTTACAGAGCCGAAGTGAACCAGCAGGGCGACCTTGTCATATTTGATATTGAGGCGAGTTCCTTCTTGCCACATCAGGTGCGCAATACTGTAGGCGGCCTGATCCGGGTGGGCCTGGGGAAGCTGGAAGTGGAGACCTTCTGGGCACTGGCTGAGTCCAGACGGCCAGGTGCGTTAGGACCGGCTGCCCCGCCTCAAGGTTTGTGTCTAACGAAGGTCAATTATAATGATTTTCCCCCGTTCGAGGAGATGTGA
- the rpmJ gene encoding 50S ribosomal protein L36 encodes MKVRASVKRRCKQCKIVKRKGLVRIICTNPKHKQRQG; translated from the coding sequence GTGAAGGTCAGGGCTTCGGTCAAGAGACGTTGCAAGCAGTGTAAGATAGTGAAACGGAAGGGTCTGGTGAGGATCATCTGTACTAATCCCAAACATAAGCAAAGACAGGGATGA
- a CDS encoding adenylate kinase: MRVFSSNRRGIRLRLVLLGAPGSGKGTQAERLSQATGLVHIASGDLFRQAEREGTELGKIAKSYMEKGLLVPDEVTIRMILRHIDGIKQGFMLDGFPRTIEQAQALDKALGNKGIEKVIYIRVSEKELLRRLSGRWICRQCQAPYHLVSSPPKVAGKCDACGGELYQRADDTLETARKRLETYFAQTAPLIDYYRQDGKLVEIDGERAIEEVNRKLVALLS, translated from the coding sequence ATGAGGGTTTTCTCAAGTAATCGGAGAGGTATAAGGTTGCGCTTAGTTCTACTGGGTGCTCCAGGTTCAGGTAAAGGGACGCAAGCGGAAAGGCTTTCCCAGGCGACTGGTCTGGTGCACATAGCTTCGGGCGATCTCTTTCGTCAGGCTGAAAGGGAAGGTACTGAACTTGGCAAGATAGCTAAATCTTACATGGAAAAGGGGCTGCTTGTTCCTGATGAAGTGACGATCAGGATGATCTTGCGGCATATTGATGGGATTAAGCAGGGGTTCATGTTGGACGGTTTTCCGAGAACCATCGAGCAGGCTCAAGCTCTGGATAAGGCATTAGGAAATAAAGGTATCGAAAAGGTGATATATATCAGGGTTTCTGAAAAGGAGCTTCTGCGCCGCCTAAGTGGGCGCTGGATTTGCAGGCAGTGCCAGGCGCCGTATCACCTAGTTTCTTCTCCACCCAAGGTGGCAGGAAAATGCGATGCCTGTGGTGGCGAGCTTTATCAACGTGCAGACGATACGCTAGAAACAGCTCGGAAGAGATTAGAGACATATTTTGCTCAAACCGCCCCTCTTATTGACTACTATAGGCAGGACGGGAAGCTGGTGGAAATAGATGGCGAAAGAGCAATAGAAGAGGTAAACAGAAAACTTGTTGCGTTGCTCTCCTAA
- the rpsI gene encoding 30S ribosomal protein S9, translating into MTDQAHFYGTGKRKTSIARVRLVSGSGNIVINGRPLEEHLPLPALQSIVLEPLRVTNTLDKFNGVAKVEGGGISGQAGAIRHGIARALVEADAGLKPVLRQYGLLTRDARIKERKKYGLRRARKAPQYTKR; encoded by the coding sequence GTGACTGATCAGGCTCATTTCTACGGAACAGGAAAGAGGAAGACCTCCATAGCAAGAGTGAGATTGGTGAGCGGCAGTGGCAATATTGTCATCAATGGTAGACCTTTGGAGGAACATTTGCCGCTGCCTGCCCTACAATCGATAGTGCTTGAGCCGTTGCGAGTCACTAATACGCTCGATAAGTTCAATGGCGTAGCAAAAGTGGAGGGGGGAGGGATTTCAGGGCAGGCTGGAGCTATTCGTCATGGCATCGCCCGTGCCCTGGTAGAAGCCGACGCCGGCCTAAAACCTGTGTTGCGTCAGTATGGATTGCTCACCAGGGATGCCAGGATAAAGGAGCGTAAGAAATACGGGCTTAGGCGCGCTCGCAAGGCACCGCAATATACGAAGAGGTAA
- the rpsE gene encoding 30S ribosomal protein S5, which yields MEEQELEPKEELVEKLISVNRVAKVVKGGKNLSFSALVAVGDGKGQLGIGMGKAKEVSQAIQKAGTIARKNLATVPLAGTTIPHEITVKFGAAKILLRPAAPGTGVIAGGSVRAVLEAAGVRDILTKSLGSSNPVNLVKATVIALCRLREPEKEIAKRRTST from the coding sequence ATGGAAGAACAGGAGCTAGAACCCAAAGAAGAATTAGTTGAGAAGTTGATCTCTGTAAACCGCGTCGCCAAGGTGGTCAAAGGAGGCAAGAATCTCAGTTTCAGTGCTTTGGTAGCCGTTGGCGATGGGAAGGGACAATTAGGTATCGGGATGGGTAAAGCGAAGGAGGTTTCCCAGGCGATTCAGAAAGCGGGCACTATTGCTAGGAAGAACCTGGCTACAGTGCCTCTAGCTGGAACAACCATCCCACATGAAATAACGGTTAAGTTTGGAGCAGCCAAGATTCTCCTTAGGCCTGCAGCACCAGGTACCGGCGTTATCGCTGGCGGCAGCGTTCGAGCTGTGCTTGAAGCGGCCGGCGTGAGAGACATCCTTACTAAGTCTCTAGGGAGTTCCAATCCCGTCAATCTGGTAAAGGCGACCGTAATTGCGCTGTGCCGGCTGAGGGAGCCAGAGAAAGAGATCGCCAAGCGGAGGACATCAACATAG
- a CDS encoding 50S ribosomal protein L6 yields MSRVGRLPILLPEKVTVDIRQNEVTVKGPKGELCRSFDPAISIAVKDGCIVVSRASDQKIYRALHGLTRSVLANMVKGVDKGFEKYLDIVGVGYRVQSVGDKIILQAGYTHPVEVVPPPGITLTAEGPSRIKVSGVDKEKVGQVAADIRAIHPPDAYKGKGVRYSGEQVRLKPGKAGRAGGKKK; encoded by the coding sequence ATGTCTAGAGTAGGCCGACTCCCCATACTATTACCGGAGAAGGTAACGGTAGATATTCGGCAAAATGAGGTCACTGTTAAGGGGCCGAAGGGGGAGCTATGTCGCTCCTTCGATCCTGCGATTTCTATCGCGGTGAAGGATGGGTGCATAGTCGTTTCTCGTGCCAGTGACCAAAAGATTTACCGTGCCCTACACGGATTAACTCGCAGCGTCTTGGCCAATATGGTGAAGGGGGTAGACAAGGGCTTTGAGAAATACCTGGACATCGTCGGAGTCGGTTACCGCGTTCAGAGTGTAGGTGATAAGATAATCCTTCAAGCAGGCTATACACATCCGGTGGAAGTGGTGCCTCCCCCGGGCATAACTCTAACCGCAGAGGGCCCCAGTAGAATCAAGGTTTCAGGGGTCGACAAAGAGAAGGTAGGGCAGGTGGCCGCTGATATCCGAGCAATTCATCCTCCTGATGCCTACAAAGGCAAGGGCGTCAGGTATTCCGGAGAGCAAGTTCGCCTTAAGCCTGGCAAGGCTGGTAGGGCAGGAGGGAAAAAGAAATAA
- the infA gene encoding translation initiation factor IF-1, which yields MAKKERIEVEGKVLECLPNAMFRVELPNGHKVLAHISGRMRRHFIKILPGDIVRVELSPYDLNRGRVIYRYK from the coding sequence ATGGCTAAGAAAGAAAGAATAGAGGTCGAAGGGAAAGTACTGGAATGTCTGCCCAATGCGATGTTTCGTGTTGAACTACCGAATGGGCATAAGGTGCTGGCACATATTTCAGGCAGGATGAGGCGTCACTTTATCAAGATTTTGCCGGGTGACATCGTCCGAGTGGAGCTCTCACCTTATGATTTGAACCGAGGTAGAGTCATCTATCGCTACAAGTAA
- the rplM gene encoding 50S ribosomal protein L13 codes for MKTYSVKASEIERKWWLMDVSGKTLGRVATEIAVRLQGKGKPMYSRHIDVGDFVIVTNAAKIRVTGKKVEEKIYYRHTQYPGGLRKQTLGQMLEADPTRVIRHAVKGMLPHNRQGRAMLQRLKIYAGDTHPHQAQVQQGGLGD; via the coding sequence ATGAAAACGTATAGCGTAAAGGCTTCTGAGATTGAGCGTAAGTGGTGGCTGATGGATGTCTCTGGGAAGACCTTGGGTAGAGTGGCTACCGAGATAGCGGTGCGGCTCCAGGGCAAAGGCAAACCGATGTATTCGCGACACATCGATGTGGGAGACTTTGTTATTGTAACAAACGCGGCTAAGATTCGTGTGACGGGCAAGAAAGTCGAAGAGAAGATTTACTACCGACATACTCAATATCCGGGGGGATTAAGAAAACAGACACTTGGCCAGATGCTGGAGGCAGACCCTACTCGTGTTATCAGGCACGCGGTAAAGGGCATGCTTCCGCACAATCGGCAGGGACGCGCCATGTTGCAGAGGCTCAAGATTTATGCCGGGGATACTCATCCACATCAGGCTCAAGTACAACAAGGGGGGTTAGGTGACTGA
- the secY gene encoding preprotein translocase subunit SecY — MHQRQASKPRLAQALIDAFSLPDLRRRILFTLGALVIFRFVAHIPVPGVDPDALQNIFDRNLFLGMLDLFSGGAMRNFSVVAMGVYPYITASIIMQLLVPVIPRLQALSKEGEAGRNKINLYTHWLTVPLACLQGYGQLVLLRREGGIGASGDLTTVTIIVSMTAGTMFLVWLGELIQERGIGSGISMIIFAGIVAGIPDMVNRGFIAPDKLIALLGFALLGLATVVLIVIFTEAHRRIPVHYSRSVFRGRRMYRQSGATHIPLRVNTAGMIPLIFAMSLVILPQTVSSYFHGGVADFFQDWANHWSYWIVYFGLVVGFAFFYTMVIFEQMALAETLQKQGGFIPGVRPGPATSTYLSQVVNRITWAGALFLGVVAVSPFILRRITGVEVVALSSTSLLIMVGVALDTMKQLEAQLLMRRYEGFLK, encoded by the coding sequence GTGCACCAAAGGCAAGCTAGCAAGCCTCGCCTAGCCCAAGCGTTAATAGATGCTTTCAGCTTACCCGATCTAAGGCGTCGGATTCTCTTCACCCTAGGCGCTCTGGTAATCTTCCGCTTTGTTGCACATATTCCGGTTCCAGGTGTTGACCCTGATGCTTTACAAAATATTTTCGACAGGAATCTATTTTTGGGTATGCTCGACCTGTTTAGCGGCGGGGCGATGCGCAATTTCAGCGTTGTCGCCATGGGAGTATATCCGTACATCACGGCCTCCATTATTATGCAGTTACTGGTGCCGGTTATCCCGAGGTTGCAGGCTCTCTCTAAGGAGGGAGAGGCAGGAAGAAACAAGATTAACCTCTATACGCACTGGCTGACGGTACCCCTGGCTTGTCTACAGGGCTACGGTCAGCTTGTGCTGCTAAGGCGAGAGGGTGGTATCGGAGCTTCAGGCGATTTAACTACAGTGACGATAATCGTGTCCATGACAGCAGGGACCATGTTTCTGGTCTGGCTGGGTGAACTCATCCAGGAGCGTGGTATCGGTAGCGGTATTTCGATGATTATCTTTGCTGGCATCGTGGCGGGTATACCAGACATGGTAAACCGAGGCTTCATTGCGCCTGACAAACTGATAGCATTACTCGGTTTTGCGCTGCTAGGCCTGGCGACGGTGGTGCTGATTGTCATCTTCACGGAGGCACATCGGCGCATACCAGTACACTACTCGAGAAGCGTCTTTCGAGGGCGAAGGATGTACCGGCAGTCTGGTGCAACGCACATTCCCCTGCGGGTGAACACCGCTGGAATGATACCGCTGATTTTTGCCATGTCACTGGTGATCTTGCCCCAAACCGTAAGCAGCTATTTCCACGGGGGCGTAGCCGACTTCTTTCAAGACTGGGCTAATCACTGGAGCTACTGGATAGTGTATTTTGGCCTGGTGGTGGGCTTTGCCTTTTTCTATACCATGGTCATTTTCGAACAAATGGCGCTGGCTGAGACTTTGCAGAAGCAGGGTGGTTTCATCCCGGGTGTGCGCCCCGGGCCAGCGACGTCCACTTATCTGAGCCAGGTAGTGAATCGCATTACATGGGCTGGTGCCCTCTTCTTAGGTGTAGTCGCAGTGTCACCTTTTATCCTGCGGCGGATCACCGGCGTTGAGGTGGTGGCTCTTTCGAGCACTTCCTTATTGATTATGGTCGGTGTCGCCTTGGATACGATGAAACAGTTGGAGGCGCAATTACTCATGCGCCGCTATGAGGGTTTTCTCAAGTAA
- the rpsD gene encoding 30S ribosomal protein S4, producing the protein MARYTGPVCRLCRRVGEKLMLKGERCATPKCAMERRPTLPGKRPARPRRPSDYGIRLREKQKARYSYGVLERQFYGLFTRAERSPGMTGENLMQLLERRLDSTVYSLGFADSRSQARQLVSHGHLSVNGRKVDIPSFLVKPGDVIAWRENSLNKEPYKMALERVDSKVIPSWLSLDKNNLSGKVLTLPTVEEAMAKFDGKMIVEYYSR; encoded by the coding sequence ATGGCTCGCTATACTGGACCAGTTTGCCGATTATGCCGTCGTGTTGGTGAAAAGCTAATGCTCAAGGGAGAAAGGTGTGCTACCCCCAAGTGTGCCATGGAAAGGCGGCCAACACTGCCTGGAAAGCGTCCTGCGCGTCCGCGCCGCCCCTCTGACTACGGCATACGGCTTCGGGAAAAACAGAAGGCCAGATATAGCTATGGGGTGCTGGAACGGCAATTTTACGGTCTTTTCACCAGGGCTGAGAGGAGCCCTGGTATGACAGGGGAGAACCTAATGCAGTTGCTGGAGAGGCGACTGGATAGTACTGTTTATTCCCTTGGTTTTGCCGATTCCCGCAGTCAGGCCAGGCAACTGGTGAGTCACGGTCACCTCAGCGTTAACGGGCGAAAGGTCGACATCCCATCCTTTCTCGTCAAACCCGGCGATGTCATTGCTTGGCGGGAGAACAGTCTTAACAAAGAACCATATAAGATGGCCTTAGAGAGGGTTGATTCCAAGGTCATTCCTAGCTGGTTAAGCCTAGACAAGAATAACTTGTCTGGGAAAGTGTTGACGCTTCCTACAGTTGAGGAAGCCATGGCGAAGTTCGATGGGAAGATGATCGTGGAGTACTACTCCCGATAG
- the map gene encoding type I methionyl aminopeptidase, producing the protein MGIIVKSHDEIAVMREAGRIVCRTLQTLAKGIRPGIRTQELDSICVQELARCGARSSFKGYRGFPANLCVSINNEVVHGIPGERVLHEGDIVSLDVGAILDGFQGDAAITVGVGNISPEAKRLLEVTEGALVAGIAAAKKGARLGDISSAIQNYAESRGFSVVREYTGHGIGRDMHEEPQIPNFGLPGQGIVLREGMTLAIEPMVNAGDWRTAVYNDQWTVVTADGSLSAHFEHTIAITDGEPEILTAP; encoded by the coding sequence ATGGGTATAATTGTAAAGTCTCATGATGAAATTGCCGTTATGCGGGAGGCAGGAAGGATTGTATGTAGAACCCTGCAGACGTTGGCTAAAGGCATTAGACCGGGCATTAGAACCCAGGAGCTCGATTCAATCTGCGTGCAGGAGTTAGCCAGATGTGGAGCCAGGTCTTCTTTCAAAGGGTATCGGGGTTTTCCGGCTAACCTATGCGTGTCGATAAATAATGAAGTAGTTCATGGCATCCCTGGAGAGCGGGTACTGCACGAAGGAGACATAGTTTCATTGGATGTAGGAGCAATTCTGGACGGTTTTCAAGGCGACGCAGCAATCACTGTCGGCGTAGGCAATATCAGCCCGGAGGCCAAGAGGCTTCTAGAGGTTACGGAGGGTGCTTTAGTGGCTGGTATTGCAGCGGCAAAGAAGGGAGCGCGTTTAGGGGATATCTCGTCGGCCATCCAGAACTATGCGGAATCAAGAGGCTTCTCGGTAGTGAGAGAATATACTGGGCATGGTATTGGGCGGGATATGCACGAAGAGCCTCAAATTCCCAATTTTGGGCTTCCTGGGCAAGGTATTGTGTTGCGAGAGGGAATGACTCTAGCTATCGAGCCGATGGTGAACGCTGGTGACTGGCGTACAGCTGTTTATAACGACCAATGGACAGTGGTCACTGCTGATGGCAGCCTTTCAGCGCACTTTGAGCATACCATTGCCATTACTGACGGGGAGCCGGAGATACTCACCGCACCGTAA
- a CDS encoding 50S ribosomal protein L17 → MRHRVVGRRLSRRTGHRMAVYHNLTADLLRHERIFTTEAKAKEVRSIAEKMITLGKNGSLHARRQAVGVVGDRKVIEKLFDELAKRYVDRNGGYTRVLKIGQRVGDGAAMALLELVK, encoded by the coding sequence ATGAGACATAGAGTAGTTGGCCGGAGGCTCTCAAGACGTACGGGGCACAGAATGGCGGTCTATCATAACCTGACTGCCGACCTCCTGAGGCACGAGCGGATTTTTACCACTGAAGCCAAGGCTAAGGAGGTTCGCAGCATAGCAGAAAAGATGATTACCCTGGGAAAGAATGGTAGTCTCCACGCCAGGCGCCAGGCAGTCGGTGTGGTGGGCGATAGAAAAGTGATAGAGAAACTCTTCGATGAGCTTGCCAAAAGATATGTTGATCGGAACGGTGGATATACGCGAGTGCTCAAGATTGGGCAACGCGTTGGTGACGGGGCGGCGATGGCACTTCTTGAATTGGTGAAGTAG
- the rpsK gene encoding 30S ribosomal protein S11 codes for MVEKKKGRPRSKRREKKAVPQGKVYIHSTFNNVIVTLTDPVGNVIAWGSSGTGGFKGSRKGTPYAAQMAAEGAAKRARDHGLRQVEVFVKGPGSGREAAIRALQIAGLNITSIRDVTPIPHNGCRPPKRRRV; via the coding sequence ATGGTAGAGAAGAAGAAGGGCAGGCCCAGGTCGAAGAGAAGAGAGAAAAAAGCTGTTCCCCAGGGAAAAGTCTACATCCATTCCACTTTCAATAATGTGATCGTTACTCTCACTGATCCTGTCGGGAATGTGATCGCCTGGGGAAGTTCAGGCACTGGTGGTTTCAAAGGCTCGCGCAAGGGTACTCCTTACGCTGCCCAAATGGCAGCCGAGGGTGCAGCTAAACGTGCCAGGGATCACGGATTGCGCCAGGTAGAAGTATTTGTCAAAGGGCCAGGCAGTGGCCGAGAAGCTGCTATTCGAGCACTTCAGATTGCCGGTCTGAATATAACCAGTATTAGAGATGTGACACCTATTCCACATAATGGTTGCCGGCCACCGAAGAGAAGGAGAGTTTAG
- a CDS encoding 50S ribosomal protein L18 — MAMSVRRRQKRLGQKARPRLRVFRSLNHIYAQVIDDVRSHTLAAASSLELKTSEETQGKIGTAASVGSLIAQRAKEKGITQVVFDRGRNKYHGRVKALAEAARQSGLDF, encoded by the coding sequence ATGGCCATGAGCGTTAGGAGACGGCAGAAAAGGCTGGGCCAGAAGGCAAGACCAAGGTTGCGTGTTTTCCGCAGCTTAAATCACATCTACGCCCAGGTTATAGACGATGTCAGATCCCATACTCTGGCAGCAGCGTCCAGCCTTGAACTGAAGACGAGCGAGGAGACACAGGGGAAAATTGGCACTGCCGCATCTGTGGGTTCACTTATTGCGCAGCGAGCTAAGGAGAAGGGAATAACTCAGGTTGTCTTTGACAGAGGCAGGAATAAGTATCACGGTCGGGTTAAAGCCTTGGCTGAAGCGGCCAGGCAGTCGGGTCTAGATTTTTGA
- the rpsM gene encoding 30S ribosomal protein S13 translates to MPRIAGVDIPAGKHIEISLQYIYGIGPSLGKAILAQTGIRPDKKASDLTEEEISRLREYVDKQCRVEGELRKETSLNISRLTEIGSYRGLRHRHRLPVRGQRTKTNARTKRGPRQTVAGRGRRRGMAKK, encoded by the coding sequence GTGCCACGCATAGCAGGTGTTGACATTCCCGCCGGAAAGCACATAGAGATTAGCCTACAGTACATTTATGGGATTGGTCCCAGCTTGGGTAAGGCCATTCTGGCACAAACTGGCATAAGGCCCGACAAGAAGGCCAGTGATCTGACAGAAGAAGAGATCAGCCGTCTGCGTGAATACGTTGATAAGCAATGTAGGGTAGAAGGGGAATTGAGGAAGGAGACAAGCCTGAATATCAGTCGGCTGACAGAGATTGGTTCCTACCGAGGTCTACGGCACCGCCATAGGCTACCTGTTCGAGGGCAACGTACAAAGACTAATGCTCGGACGAAGCGGGGGCCGCGACAGACTGTGGCTGGTAGAGGCAGACGCCGTGGTATGGCCAAGAAGTAA
- the rpmD gene encoding 50S ribosomal protein L30 translates to MTRLYVTWVKSDIGYAREQKMTIRALGLRRLHQRVSHDDSPAIRGMLAKVRHLVEVEQAEE, encoded by the coding sequence GTGACTAGGCTCTACGTCACCTGGGTCAAGAGTGATATCGGTTACGCAAGAGAGCAGAAGATGACTATCAGGGCGCTTGGGCTTCGCCGTTTGCATCAACGGGTGAGCCATGATGATTCCCCTGCGATTCGCGGCATGCTGGCCAAGGTCAGACACCTAGTTGAAGTGGAGCAGGCGGAGGAATAA
- a CDS encoding 50S ribosomal protein L15, producing the protein MPGQNELVPSPGSKHKRKRVGRGLGSGHGRYSGKGQKGQKSRSGPHIPAHFEGGQLPLVKRLPARRGFTNIFRNEYSVVNLGRLNVFEKGSVVDREILLEAGLIRSAWKPVKILGMGELDQELIVRADKFSTAARKKIEAAGGRVEEAGSAPKAS; encoded by the coding sequence ATGCCAGGGCAGAATGAGCTTGTTCCCAGCCCGGGGTCAAAGCATAAGAGGAAGCGTGTTGGGCGAGGGTTAGGTAGCGGGCATGGAAGGTATTCGGGGAAAGGCCAAAAAGGGCAGAAGTCACGCAGTGGCCCTCACATTCCCGCTCACTTCGAGGGAGGGCAGTTGCCTTTAGTTAAGCGGCTGCCGGCGAGGCGTGGTTTTACCAATATTTTCAGAAACGAATACTCAGTGGTGAACTTGGGCAGGCTTAATGTCTTCGAGAAGGGTAGCGTGGTGGATCGTGAGATTCTGCTGGAGGCGGGGCTAATCAGGTCGGCTTGGAAACCGGTGAAAATCTTGGGCATGGGTGAATTAGACCAAGAGCTGATAGTGAGGGCCGACAAGTTCTCGACTGCTGCCAGAAAGAAGATTGAAGCAGCAGGGGGCAGAGTGGAGGAAGCAGGAAGTGCACCAAAGGCAAGCTAG
- a CDS encoding DNA-directed RNA polymerase subunit alpha has product MAVLSYLVTPKVECAKRQDYYARLVVEPLERGFGTTLGNALRRVLLSSLLGAAVNWIKIEGIQHEFSTIPNVKEDATQFLLNVKALRLCPVTKQPGKLFLEVEGEGEVCAGDIKPSADFEIANPELHLATLDSEEARLSVEFNVVLGTGYVPGSYQDGLAIGIIPVDAIFTPVRKVNYSVERTKYAERNDYEKLVIDVWTDGTISPVEAISQSAQILTEQFSSLVPAPSDEPGKPPAAMAVSTEYYEMPLEQLGLSPRVFNCLRRNKISKVGQVLEMTEQELLSLKKLGQKSVQELQERLSSMGLTLRSEGNDET; this is encoded by the coding sequence ATTGCAGTTTTGTCCTACCTTGTGACGCCGAAAGTCGAGTGCGCGAAAAGGCAAGACTACTATGCCCGTTTGGTGGTAGAGCCTTTGGAAAGAGGTTTCGGGACTACCTTGGGCAATGCTTTGCGGCGTGTGCTCCTCAGTTCCCTGCTGGGAGCAGCAGTGAACTGGATAAAGATTGAAGGAATACAGCACGAGTTTTCTACTATCCCGAATGTTAAGGAAGATGCGACACAGTTTCTGCTGAACGTAAAGGCTTTGCGATTATGCCCCGTAACCAAGCAGCCCGGCAAGCTATTTCTAGAAGTGGAGGGAGAAGGAGAGGTGTGCGCTGGTGATATTAAGCCATCAGCGGATTTTGAGATTGCCAATCCTGAGCTTCACCTAGCCACTCTGGACTCAGAAGAGGCCAGACTTTCCGTCGAGTTCAACGTGGTGCTAGGAACGGGCTATGTTCCTGGTTCTTACCAGGATGGTCTGGCTATAGGAATAATCCCTGTGGATGCCATCTTCACTCCAGTGCGCAAGGTCAATTACTCCGTCGAGCGGACGAAGTACGCTGAACGCAATGACTATGAGAAGCTTGTCATTGATGTCTGGACTGATGGTACTATTTCACCGGTAGAGGCGATCAGTCAGAGTGCCCAGATATTGACGGAGCAATTTTCCAGTCTTGTCCCTGCTCCATCTGACGAACCTGGGAAACCGCCAGCAGCCATGGCTGTATCAACGGAGTACTATGAGATGCCGCTGGAGCAACTTGGGCTTTCGCCTCGTGTCTTCAACTGCTTGAGAAGAAACAAGATTAGCAAGGTAGGCCAAGTGTTGGAAATGACCGAACAGGAACTGCTCTCGCTGAAGAAATTGGGACAGAAGTCTGTACAAGAACTGCAGGAACGTCTCTCGAGTATGGGTTTGACGTTAAGATCAGAGGGGAATGATGAGACATAG